A window of the Synechococcus sp. LTW-R genome harbors these coding sequences:
- a CDS encoding F0F1 ATP synthase subunit B': MTSWLLLGATEGGLFDLDATLPLMAVQVVLLTFILNSLFFSPVGRVVEEREGYVTTSRAEAKQKLAQAERLEADLKEQLKDARLSASKLIQEAEADSDKLYREALAAATADANAAREQARREIDAQRESAMSQLKTDADKLGDLIVDRLLAAR, encoded by the coding sequence ATGACCAGCTGGCTTTTGCTAGGTGCAACGGAGGGAGGTCTCTTTGACCTCGACGCCACCCTGCCTTTGATGGCAGTTCAGGTGGTTCTCCTCACCTTCATCCTCAATTCCCTGTTCTTCAGCCCCGTCGGTCGGGTCGTGGAAGAGCGGGAGGGTTACGTGACCACCAGCCGTGCGGAGGCCAAGCAGAAGCTGGCCCAAGCCGAACGCTTGGAAGCTGACCTCAAGGAACAGCTCAAGGACGCACGTCTGTCCGCCTCGAAGCTGATCCAAGAAGCGGAAGCTGATTCCGACAAGCTTTATCGCGAGGCCCTGGCCGCAGCTACCGCTGATGCCAATGCCGCCCGCGAGCAGGCACGCCGCGAGATCGATGCCCAGCGCGAGTCGGCCATGAGCCAACTCAAGACTGACGCCGACAAGCTCGGTGACCTGATCGTCGACCGTCTGCTGGCAGCCCGATGA
- the queF gene encoding preQ(1) synthase → MTATATTRTPLYGERAIAEAELICFDNPRPERPYEVSITLPEFTCKCPFSGYPDFATLRLIYQPGPRVMELKAIKLYVNSYRDQSISHEEVTNRILDDFVAACAPVWMQLEADFNPRGNVHTVIRASHGTRQPC, encoded by the coding sequence ATGACTGCGACCGCAACAACCCGTACCCCCCTCTACGGCGAGCGCGCCATTGCTGAGGCAGAGTTGATCTGCTTCGACAACCCCCGGCCGGAGCGGCCCTACGAGGTCTCCATCACCCTGCCGGAATTCACCTGCAAGTGCCCGTTCTCGGGGTACCCCGATTTCGCGACCCTCCGCCTGATCTATCAACCCGGTCCGCGGGTGATGGAGCTCAAGGCGATCAAGCTCTACGTGAACAGCTACCGCGACCAGTCGATCTCCCATGAGGAGGTCACCAACCGCATCCTGGATGACTTCGTGGCGGCCTGCGCTCCGGTCTGGATGCAGTTGGAGGCCGATTTCAACCCCCGCGGCAATGTCCACACGGTGATCCGGGCCAGCCACGGCACCCGTCAGCCCTGCTGA
- the apcB gene encoding allophycocyanin subunit beta: MQDAITNVINQADVQGMYLDSTSMGRLEQYFASGELRVRAAATISANASAIIKDAVAKALLYSDITRPGGNMYTTRRYAACIRDLDYYLRYATYAMLAGDTSILDERVLNGLKETYNSLGVPIGATVQSIQAMKEATASLVGPDAGREMGVYFDYISSGLGN, from the coding sequence ATGCAAGACGCAATCACCAACGTCATCAACCAGGCTGACGTTCAGGGCATGTATCTGGACAGCACCTCCATGGGCCGTCTGGAGCAGTACTTCGCCAGCGGCGAACTGCGCGTTCGTGCCGCTGCCACCATCAGCGCCAACGCCTCCGCCATCATCAAGGACGCCGTCGCTAAAGCACTGCTTTATTCCGACATCACCCGTCCCGGCGGCAACATGTACACCACCCGTCGCTATGCAGCCTGCATCCGCGACCTGGACTACTACCTGCGCTACGCCACCTACGCCATGCTGGCTGGTGACACCTCGATCCTCGACGAGCGTGTTCTGAACGGCCTCAAGGAGACCTACAACTCCCTGGGTGTGCCCATCGGTGCAACCGTCCAGTCCATCCAGGCCATGAAGGAAGCCACCGCCTCCCTGGTGGGCCCCGACGCTGGTCGTGAAATGGGCGTGTACTTCGACTACATCAGCTCCGGCCTGGGTAACTGA
- a CDS encoding cytochrome c biogenesis protein ResB, translating to MKRLIAWISDLRVAIGLLILIAAASGLGTFVPQKEAAALYRRVYDAEPWLGLFDGDAILSLQLDHVYSSSWFLALLAWLGLALILCSWRRQWPALQAALRWIDYQTPRQLSKLTLAETISVSDPNASLSRLEGLLQSQGWELQPHGDRLAARKGVLGRVGPLLVHAGLVVLMVGAAWGSLGGQRMERFLAPGNELELLNSRGETQVSVSLERFGVERDPAGRPEQFSSLLKLTPGQGQEASNAEISVNHPLRYRGMTLYQADWALSALQVQLGKSPILELPLQSFPQLGEQVWGIVLPTRPDGSNPVLLALSSEQGPVTAYSAEAEILANLIPGGEAVEVEGIPLRIAGVIPASGILLKRDPGVPLVYGGFAIALAGGALSLIATRQIWAIAEAGNQKLHVAGLCNRNLTALANELPLLIAEVQQG from the coding sequence ATGAAGCGACTGATCGCCTGGATCTCCGACCTGCGGGTGGCCATCGGCCTCTTGATCCTGATCGCCGCGGCCAGCGGACTGGGCACCTTTGTGCCCCAGAAGGAAGCCGCCGCGCTCTACCGCCGGGTCTACGACGCGGAGCCCTGGCTGGGCCTCTTCGATGGCGACGCGATCCTGTCGCTCCAGCTCGATCACGTCTATTCGAGCAGCTGGTTCCTGGCTCTGCTGGCCTGGCTGGGCCTCGCCCTGATCCTGTGCAGCTGGCGCCGCCAGTGGCCGGCGCTGCAGGCCGCCCTGCGCTGGATCGACTACCAAACGCCCAGACAGCTGAGCAAGCTGACCCTGGCCGAGACCATCAGCGTCAGCGACCCCAACGCCAGCCTGTCGCGGCTTGAGGGACTGCTCCAATCCCAGGGCTGGGAACTGCAACCCCACGGGGACCGCCTGGCCGCCCGCAAGGGTGTACTGGGACGAGTCGGCCCCCTCCTTGTCCACGCTGGACTGGTCGTGCTGATGGTCGGTGCCGCCTGGGGCTCCCTAGGCGGCCAGCGGATGGAACGCTTTCTCGCCCCCGGGAATGAACTGGAGCTGCTGAACAGCCGCGGTGAAACCCAGGTCAGCGTCAGCCTGGAGCGCTTTGGCGTGGAGCGGGACCCGGCGGGACGGCCGGAGCAATTCAGCTCCCTCCTCAAATTGACCCCCGGCCAGGGCCAGGAGGCCTCCAACGCCGAGATCAGCGTCAACCATCCGCTGCGTTACCGCGGCATGACCCTTTACCAGGCGGATTGGGCCCTCTCCGCCCTGCAGGTGCAACTCGGCAAAAGCCCGATCCTTGAGCTCCCGCTCCAGAGCTTCCCCCAACTCGGGGAACAGGTCTGGGGGATCGTCTTGCCGACGCGACCCGATGGCAGTAACCCGGTGCTGCTGGCCCTCTCCAGTGAGCAGGGTCCAGTGACGGCCTATTCGGCCGAGGCCGAGATCCTGGCCAACCTCATCCCCGGCGGGGAAGCCGTTGAGGTCGAAGGGATCCCGCTCCGGATCGCGGGGGTCATCCCGGCCAGTGGCATCCTGCTCAAACGGGACCCGGGTGTTCCCCTGGTCTACGGCGGATTTGCCATCGCCCTGGCCGGCGGCGCCCTGAGCCTGATCGCAACGCGTCAGATCTGGGCGATCGCCGAAGCCGGCAACCAGAAGCTGCACGTGGCCGGCCTCTGCAACCGCAACCTGACCGCCCTCGCCAACGAACTGCCGCTGCTGATCGCTGAGGTTCAGCAGGGCTGA
- a CDS encoding FtsW/RodA/SpoVE family cell cycle protein, with translation MSDFHRSLAAKRPLLPVPFEHWPAEARLLLGMIAIWCLLGLAVLGSASWWVAAREMGDASYYLKRQAIWMVASWGLLYAGISINLRRWLRMAGPVLLMGSVLVALTLVIGSTVNGASRWLVLGPIQIQPTELIKPFLVLQGAVLFSHWNRIATDQKLLWLGVFAVTLGLILKQPNLSTASLCGILLWLMALGAGLPLWGMLGTAGAGLAVAIGSISINEYQRIRVTSFLNPWKDAQGDGYQLVQSLLAIGSGGLWGEGYGLSTQKLQYLPIQTTDFIFAVFAEEFGYVGSLLLLVFLLLFGFVGLRIALSCRSNQQRLVAIGCTTLLVGQSILNIAVASGAMPTTGLPLPMISYGGNSLLSSLLTAGLLLRCSLEGAGLEPSKPHRNRRLQAKRRSMPIG, from the coding sequence GTGTCTGATTTCCACAGGTCCTTGGCCGCAAAGCGACCGTTGCTCCCCGTGCCGTTTGAGCACTGGCCGGCAGAAGCACGGTTGCTGCTGGGGATGATCGCGATCTGGTGTCTCCTGGGCCTCGCTGTCCTGGGCTCAGCCAGTTGGTGGGTGGCCGCCCGGGAGATGGGGGACGCCAGCTACTACTTGAAACGGCAGGCCATCTGGATGGTGGCGAGCTGGGGCCTGCTCTATGCAGGCATCAGCATCAACCTGAGACGCTGGCTACGGATGGCGGGACCGGTGCTGCTCATGGGCAGCGTGCTGGTGGCCCTCACCCTGGTGATCGGCAGCACGGTGAATGGCGCCAGCCGCTGGTTGGTCCTCGGGCCGATTCAGATCCAACCGACCGAACTGATCAAACCGTTTCTCGTCCTCCAGGGGGCCGTCCTGTTCTCCCACTGGAATCGAATCGCCACCGATCAAAAGTTGCTCTGGCTTGGGGTCTTTGCGGTGACCTTGGGCCTGATCCTGAAACAGCCCAACCTGAGCACGGCCTCCCTTTGCGGGATTTTGCTCTGGCTGATGGCCCTGGGCGCAGGCTTGCCGCTCTGGGGGATGTTGGGCACCGCCGGGGCCGGTCTGGCTGTAGCCATCGGCAGTATCTCGATCAACGAATACCAGCGCATTCGTGTCACGTCCTTCCTGAACCCATGGAAGGACGCCCAGGGTGATGGCTATCAGCTGGTGCAAAGCCTGCTCGCGATCGGATCGGGTGGGCTCTGGGGCGAGGGCTATGGCCTCTCCACCCAGAAGCTCCAGTACCTGCCCATCCAGACCACCGACTTCATTTTCGCGGTTTTTGCGGAGGAGTTCGGGTATGTCGGCTCCCTGCTCCTGCTCGTCTTCCTGCTGCTGTTTGGCTTCGTTGGCCTGCGCATTGCCCTGAGTTGCAGGAGCAACCAACAGCGGCTGGTGGCCATCGGTTGCACCACTTTGCTGGTGGGGCAGTCGATTCTGAACATCGCCGTGGCCAGTGGTGCGATGCCCACCACTGGCCTACCGCTGCCGATGATCAGCTATGGCGGTAACTCCCTGCTCTCCAGCCTGCTCACCGCCGGTCTGCTGCTGCGCTGCTCCCTGGAAGGAGCGGGACTAGAGCCCAGCAAGCCCCATCGCAACCGCCGCCTGCAAGCCAAGCGGCGAAGCATGCCGATAGGCTGA
- a CDS encoding phycobilisome rod-core linker polypeptide produces the protein MTVTASSGSSRVAPQRFDTLPLSSVRQAEQQDRFPDGGELSNLTTFFQSGQLRVEAARRVSANAEAIVARAASRIFAGGTPLSYLDAPLTPAAASSATPLASDQAAFQRSVQTFSGASDNSKRGNFLTRLLDGGGGDADVRVILPTGFNPISVAIYGTERMRKSVRDMAWFLRYVGYAVIAGDPSILRVNTRGLRDVLEKGCSLAATNVALQEMRAGAAELLKDLPEARQLLIGCFNVLLEELAVPTPSARQRLGSPENQGLQLPAIYALAAQGNVQRFNMKPAMSGAQKAEVIRAAYRQVFERDIAKAYSQDPCSVETSQVTQGKISMREYIRALGKSKEYRAQFFGPFSNSRAVELAFRHFLGRGISSREEFNRYFSIVSEQGLNGLVDSLVNSMEYAQVFGEEAVPYLRDLGEEAQESAGWGSNRKLFRFSAPFEGAPQYITLYASYRQPYADQHPYGGGNDPLGLSYGAIFPSGTANVATRPAPLSYDTRRLLIGNGMAQPGQMNSPQFRSATPRRVGPKTRRLTQIATGGNSVPRRGLQTRPSVRFTESSTQSVIKAVYVQILGNAGYAGERVGTAETRLENGDIGLKDFVREVARSDAFRRRYWSGLYICKAVEVMHRRLLGRPTFGRWEIDSYFDVAARQGFYGVVDAMLNSPEYQEAFGLDTVPYERFITPTDVNQRRVPSFATAFEDIAQPDLSLGQRPMARVKDSLKTTADITARNLVNREQAVRGSWSADVSTNAPDSRWAGLLRTQGTGTPFSISTPSAPKNAQSNAAQVAWKPAVSAAGAAPISRMANALRTSDASGYLKRGGIPAITKLEPNSTESELTAAINATYKQLLNKVPLESERLASAESKLRNRDIDLKGFIEAVAMGEAFQSRLSKMAPLRAASAAGLALLGRATTPEETTAFLQLRASAGQPAAVKALLADRDQSVPRVGGMETTTGTTQATMQRTAALYRGNAGMNPPTTDKI, from the coding sequence ATGACTGTGACCGCCAGCAGCGGCAGCAGCAGGGTTGCTCCTCAGCGCTTCGACACCCTGCCGCTCTCCAGCGTCCGTCAGGCGGAGCAGCAAGACCGCTTCCCCGATGGAGGCGAGCTCAGCAACCTCACAACCTTTTTCCAAAGCGGTCAACTTCGGGTTGAGGCAGCCCGTCGCGTGTCGGCCAATGCCGAAGCGATCGTGGCTCGGGCAGCAAGCCGGATCTTTGCCGGTGGCACCCCGCTGTCCTATCTCGACGCGCCCCTGACTCCCGCGGCGGCAAGCTCGGCGACTCCACTCGCCTCTGACCAGGCAGCTTTCCAGCGCTCGGTTCAAACCTTCTCGGGCGCGAGCGACAACTCGAAACGCGGCAATTTCCTGACCCGACTGCTGGACGGCGGCGGCGGCGATGCCGACGTCCGCGTGATCCTGCCAACAGGCTTCAACCCGATTTCAGTCGCCATCTACGGGACTGAGCGGATGCGCAAGTCCGTCCGCGACATGGCTTGGTTCCTCCGCTATGTCGGGTATGCGGTGATTGCAGGCGATCCGAGCATCCTGCGCGTCAATACACGCGGCTTGAGGGATGTCCTGGAAAAGGGCTGCTCCCTGGCTGCCACCAATGTCGCGCTGCAGGAAATGCGTGCCGGTGCGGCCGAACTGCTGAAGGATTTGCCGGAAGCCCGCCAGCTACTGATTGGCTGCTTCAACGTCCTGCTCGAGGAGCTGGCCGTTCCCACCCCCTCCGCTCGCCAGCGCCTTGGCAGCCCCGAGAACCAGGGCCTCCAGCTTCCAGCCATCTACGCACTGGCAGCACAAGGCAACGTCCAGCGCTTCAACATGAAGCCCGCCATGAGTGGCGCTCAGAAGGCCGAGGTCATCCGGGCGGCCTACCGACAGGTCTTCGAACGGGACATCGCGAAGGCCTACAGCCAAGATCCCTGCTCGGTCGAAACCTCGCAGGTCACGCAGGGCAAGATCAGCATGCGCGAATACATTCGCGCGCTCGGAAAAAGCAAGGAATACCGCGCCCAGTTTTTTGGCCCCTTCTCAAACAGCCGTGCTGTTGAGCTGGCCTTCCGTCACTTCCTGGGTCGTGGCATTAGCTCACGGGAAGAATTCAACCGCTACTTCAGCATCGTCAGCGAGCAAGGGCTCAACGGTCTCGTTGATTCCCTGGTCAACTCGATGGAGTACGCCCAGGTCTTCGGTGAAGAGGCGGTTCCCTATCTGCGCGATCTCGGCGAAGAAGCCCAAGAAAGTGCTGGCTGGGGTTCCAACCGCAAGCTCTTCCGCTTCAGTGCACCGTTTGAGGGCGCACCTCAGTACATCACCCTTTACGCCAGCTACCGCCAGCCCTACGCCGACCAACATCCCTACGGCGGCGGCAATGATCCCTTAGGGCTCAGCTACGGCGCAATCTTCCCTTCGGGCACGGCCAACGTCGCAACCCGTCCTGCACCACTGAGTTACGACACCCGTCGCCTGCTCATCGGCAACGGCATGGCTCAGCCAGGGCAGATGAATAGCCCTCAGTTCAGAAGCGCCACACCGAGGCGGGTTGGTCCCAAGACCCGACGCCTCACCCAAATCGCCACCGGCGGTAATTCGGTTCCTCGTCGCGGCCTCCAAACCCGTCCGAGCGTGCGGTTTACGGAATCGAGCACCCAATCAGTCATCAAGGCTGTTTACGTCCAGATCCTGGGCAATGCCGGCTACGCCGGTGAACGGGTTGGGACCGCCGAAACCCGACTCGAAAACGGCGACATCGGCCTTAAGGACTTTGTGCGTGAGGTCGCGCGCAGCGACGCCTTCCGCCGCCGCTATTGGAGTGGTCTTTACATCTGTAAGGCCGTTGAAGTGATGCACCGCCGACTTCTCGGACGGCCGACCTTCGGACGCTGGGAAATCGACAGCTACTTCGACGTTGCAGCACGTCAGGGCTTCTATGGCGTCGTCGACGCCATGCTCAACAGCCCGGAATATCAAGAAGCCTTCGGCCTGGACACCGTCCCCTACGAGCGCTTCATCACTCCGACCGATGTCAACCAACGTCGCGTCCCGTCCTTCGCGACTGCGTTTGAGGACATTGCCCAGCCCGATCTGAGCCTTGGGCAAAGGCCCATGGCACGGGTCAAGGACAGCTTGAAAACCACGGCGGACATCACGGCCCGCAACCTGGTCAACCGTGAGCAGGCCGTGCGCGGCAGCTGGAGCGCGGACGTGAGCACCAACGCTCCCGATTCACGCTGGGCTGGGTTGCTGCGGACACAGGGCACCGGCACACCGTTCTCCATCTCGACACCGTCGGCACCCAAAAACGCTCAGAGCAATGCTGCGCAGGTCGCCTGGAAGCCGGCTGTATCGGCAGCCGGCGCAGCCCCCATCTCGCGGATGGCCAATGCGCTGCGCACCAGCGACGCCAGCGGCTATCTCAAGCGCGGTGGCATCCCGGCGATCACCAAACTCGAGCCGAACAGCACCGAGTCCGAACTGACCGCGGCCATTAACGCCACCTACAAACAGCTGCTCAACAAAGTTCCTCTTGAGTCCGAACGCTTGGCGAGCGCGGAGTCGAAACTGCGCAACCGAGACATCGATCTCAAGGGCTTTATCGAAGCCGTTGCCATGGGCGAAGCCTTCCAAAGCCGACTCTCCAAGATGGCGCCCCTCCGGGCAGCCTCTGCAGCTGGCCTTGCACTGCTAGGCCGCGCAACAACGCCTGAGGAAACCACCGCGTTCCTCCAACTGCGGGCAAGTGCAGGTCAACCTGCTGCTGTCAAAGCGCTGCTGGCTGATCGAGACCAATCGGTCCCGAGGGTGGGTGGAATGGAAACCACGACTGGCACGACCCAGGCCACCATGCAGCGCACCGCAGCCCTCTACCGCGGCAATGCGGGAATGAACCCGCCTACGACGGACAAGATCTAA
- a CDS encoding phycobilisome linker polypeptide: MRLFKITACIPSPEKTRTQRELQNTFFTKWVPYESWFAEQQRIMKQGGKILKVELVAGRRQVNLGN, from the coding sequence ATGCGCCTCTTCAAAATCACCGCCTGCATCCCTTCTCCCGAGAAGACTCGTACTCAGCGCGAGCTGCAGAACACCTTCTTCACCAAGTGGGTGCCCTACGAAAGCTGGTTCGCTGAGCAGCAGCGGATCATGAAGCAAGGGGGAAAAATCCTGAAAGTTGAACTCGTTGCTGGTCGCCGTCAGGTGAACCTGGGTAACTGA
- a CDS encoding class I SAM-dependent methyltransferase produces MTQGPADAATPVVSDFYDRFPYPGDPLQDGPPPGYNWRWFVDAAYSAATGSLPTARVNGEPLRILDAGCGTGVSTDYLAHLNPGAEILAVDISPGTLEVARERCRRSGAFEQAQLCIENRSLLDLAGEGPFDYINSVGVLHHLKQPEAGLRALAQLLKPGALLHLFLYADGGRWEIHRTQRVLSAIGAGTEAEGLRLGRQLMADLPAQNRLRLNYEQRWAIDCAADANFADMYLHPQETSYNLERLMAFVASADLHFAGFSNPGVWDPARLLNGELLERAQALPAEAQWRLVEDLDPDISHFEFFLSKGPVQVQRWDEDSAVLAARGCRNRCLWGWPGRALLDSDMAPLDLSAEGLSLLEALEQANPETAIGQLPLDWSDAQTASVARELQRQRVLLLRPA; encoded by the coding sequence ATGACTCAGGGCCCTGCTGATGCCGCCACTCCGGTGGTGAGCGACTTTTATGACCGCTTCCCCTACCCGGGGGACCCGCTTCAAGACGGCCCCCCGCCTGGATACAACTGGCGTTGGTTTGTTGATGCGGCTTATTCGGCAGCCACCGGATCGCTGCCCACAGCACGTGTCAACGGAGAGCCCTTACGAATCCTGGATGCGGGGTGTGGGACCGGCGTTAGTACCGACTACCTCGCTCACCTGAATCCAGGGGCCGAGATCCTGGCTGTGGATATTTCGCCTGGAACGTTGGAGGTGGCTCGGGAGCGCTGCCGCCGCTCCGGTGCGTTTGAGCAGGCCCAGCTCTGTATCGAAAACCGGAGCCTGCTGGACTTGGCTGGAGAGGGGCCCTTCGACTACATCAATTCCGTCGGGGTGTTGCACCACCTCAAGCAACCGGAGGCCGGACTGCGGGCCTTAGCCCAGTTGTTGAAACCCGGTGCGCTCCTCCACCTGTTCTTGTACGCCGATGGTGGCCGCTGGGAGATCCATCGCACCCAGCGCGTTCTGAGTGCAATTGGCGCTGGCACGGAGGCCGAAGGCCTTCGCTTGGGGCGTCAGTTGATGGCTGATCTTCCGGCGCAGAACCGGCTCCGTCTCAATTACGAGCAACGCTGGGCCATCGACTGCGCAGCCGACGCGAACTTCGCGGATATGTATCTGCATCCCCAGGAGACCAGTTACAACCTGGAGCGCCTGATGGCCTTTGTGGCCTCTGCTGATCTGCACTTTGCAGGCTTCTCCAATCCAGGGGTCTGGGATCCGGCTCGGCTCCTGAACGGCGAGCTTTTGGAGCGGGCTCAGGCTCTTCCAGCGGAGGCGCAATGGCGCTTGGTGGAGGACCTGGACCCTGACATCAGCCATTTCGAGTTCTTCTTGAGCAAGGGCCCGGTTCAGGTTCAGCGCTGGGATGAGGACAGCGCCGTGCTCGCCGCCCGGGGCTGCCGGAACCGTTGCCTCTGGGGCTGGCCCGGCCGCGCTCTGCTGGATTCCGACATGGCCCCCTTGGACCTGAGCGCCGAGGGATTGAGCTTGCTGGAAGCCCTGGAGCAAGCGAATCCTGAGACGGCCATTGGTCAGCTTCCATTGGACTGGTCTGACGCCCAGACCGCTTCTGTGGCAAGGGAACTACAGCGTCAGCGGGTGCTTCTGCTTCGCCCCGCCTAG
- the atpE gene encoding ATP synthase F0 subunit C, whose translation MDSITSAASVVAAGLAVGLGAIGPGIGQGTAAGGAVEGIARQPEAEGKIRGTLLLSLAFMEALTIYGLVVALVLLFANPFAG comes from the coding sequence ATGGATTCCATCACCTCCGCCGCGTCTGTTGTCGCTGCTGGTCTGGCTGTCGGCCTCGGCGCCATCGGCCCTGGTATCGGTCAGGGCACCGCTGCAGGCGGCGCTGTCGAAGGCATTGCTCGTCAGCCCGAAGCTGAAGGCAAGATCCGCGGCACCCTGCTGCTGTCCCTGGCCTTCATGGAAGCTCTCACCATCTACGGCCTTGTGGTCGCTCTGGTGCTGCTGTTCGCCAACCCCTTCGCTGGCTGA
- the atpB gene encoding F0F1 ATP synthase subunit A, whose translation MGSLPLVLPFAELEVGQHLYWQLGNFKIHGQVFLSSWVVIGALLALVVVGTRKMERDPRGVQNLLEFLWDYIRDMAREQIGEKAYRDWLPFIGTLFLFIFVSNWGGALVPWKLIHLPSGELGAPTADINTTVALALLVSLAYFYAGLSRKGFRYFEYYVEPTPIMLPFKIVEDFTKPLSLSFRLFGNILADELVVAVLAFLVPLVVPLPAMFLGLFTSAIQALIFATLAAYYIGEAVHEEHH comes from the coding sequence ATGGGTTCCTTGCCACTCGTTCTCCCCTTTGCCGAACTGGAGGTTGGTCAACACCTCTATTGGCAACTGGGGAATTTCAAGATCCATGGCCAGGTGTTTCTGAGCTCCTGGGTTGTGATCGGAGCCTTGCTCGCCCTCGTGGTGGTGGGCACCCGCAAGATGGAGCGCGATCCTCGCGGTGTCCAAAACCTCCTGGAGTTCCTCTGGGATTACATCCGCGACATGGCTCGCGAGCAGATCGGCGAGAAGGCCTATCGCGATTGGCTTCCGTTCATCGGCACCCTGTTCCTGTTCATCTTCGTGAGCAACTGGGGCGGTGCTCTTGTCCCCTGGAAGCTGATTCACCTGCCCAGCGGCGAGCTCGGCGCTCCGACCGCTGACATCAACACCACCGTTGCTCTCGCACTGCTGGTGTCCCTGGCCTACTTCTATGCAGGCCTGAGCCGGAAGGGCTTCCGCTACTTCGAGTACTACGTGGAGCCGACTCCGATCATGCTCCCGTTCAAGATCGTTGAGGACTTCACCAAGCCCCTCTCGCTCTCCTTCCGTCTGTTCGGAAACATCCTTGCCGACGAACTCGTCGTTGCAGTGCTGGCGTTCCTCGTGCCTCTCGTGGTGCCCCTGCCTGCGATGTTCCTCGGCCTCTTCACCAGTGCCATTCAGGCGCTGATCTTCGCCACCCTCGCCGCTTACTACATCGGTGAGGCTGTGCACGAAGAGCACCACTGA
- a CDS encoding cytochrome c biogenesis CcdA family protein, with amino-acid sequence MLALAEWARSGEQLLSDSLAHPGPLTIGLVFAGGLITSLGPCSLSLLPVTLAYLAGFDGGAQRPWARSLSFCSGIVGSLVLLGLGSGALGRIYGQVPGVVPTLVALLAVLMGLNLLGLVPLQLPAGPDPEQWRQRVPPALAPIAAGLAFGLAASPCTTPVLAVLLAWIAQSGTPLTGAVLLTAFAAGQVMPLLLAGTAAAWAPRLLALRSVGQWVPPISGVVLLVTGCLTLLARWT; translated from the coding sequence ATGCTGGCCTTGGCGGAATGGGCCCGCAGTGGTGAGCAGCTGCTAAGCGATTCCCTGGCCCATCCGGGGCCGCTCACCATCGGTTTGGTCTTTGCTGGCGGTCTGATCACGAGCCTGGGTCCCTGCTCGCTGTCCTTGCTGCCGGTGACGCTGGCCTACCTGGCTGGCTTTGACGGAGGAGCTCAGCGTCCCTGGGCCCGCAGCCTGAGCTTCTGCAGCGGCATCGTCGGCTCCCTGGTCCTCCTCGGCCTCGGCAGTGGCGCCTTGGGCCGGATCTATGGCCAGGTCCCCGGCGTGGTTCCAACCCTGGTGGCCCTCCTCGCGGTCCTGATGGGCCTGAATCTGCTCGGCCTGGTGCCGCTGCAGCTTCCGGCGGGCCCCGACCCAGAGCAATGGCGTCAGCGGGTCCCGCCGGCCCTCGCCCCGATCGCCGCGGGGCTCGCCTTCGGCCTGGCCGCGTCCCCCTGCACCACTCCTGTCCTGGCGGTTTTGCTGGCCTGGATCGCCCAATCGGGCACCCCCCTGACCGGGGCCGTCTTGCTCACGGCCTTCGCGGCGGGCCAGGTCATGCCGCTGCTGCTGGCCGGCACCGCCGCAGCCTGGGCACCCCGACTGCTCGCTCTGCGCTCCGTTGGCCAATGGGTCCCGCCCATCAGCGGGGTCGTTCTGCTCGTGACCGGCTGCCTGACCCTCTTGGCCCGCTGGACCTGA
- a CDS encoding allophycocyanin encodes MSIVSNSIINADAEARYLSPGELDQIKSFVSGGQRRLRVAQVLSESRERIVKTAGGALFQKRPDVISPGGNAYGEDMTATCLRDMDYYLRLVTYGLIAGDVTPIEEIGIIGAKEMYRSLGTPLDALAESVREMKIAAMGLLTGEDAAEAGFYFDYVVGALS; translated from the coding sequence ATGAGCATCGTCTCCAACTCGATCATCAACGCGGACGCCGAAGCCCGCTACCTCAGCCCTGGCGAACTGGACCAAATCAAGTCCTTCGTCAGCGGTGGTCAGCGTCGTCTTCGCGTCGCTCAGGTCCTGAGCGAGAGCCGTGAGCGCATCGTTAAGACCGCAGGCGGCGCCCTCTTCCAGAAGCGTCCTGATGTCATCTCCCCCGGCGGCAACGCCTACGGCGAGGACATGACCGCGACCTGCCTGCGCGACATGGATTACTACCTGCGCCTCGTGACCTACGGCCTGATCGCAGGCGATGTCACCCCGATCGAAGAGATCGGCATCATTGGCGCCAAGGAGATGTATCGCTCCCTTGGCACCCCCCTGGACGCTCTTGCTGAGTCCGTTCGGGAAATGAAAATTGCCGCCATGGGCCTTCTGACCGGCGAAGACGCCGCAGAAGCCGGCTTCTACTTCGACTACGTCGTTGGCGCCCTCTCCTGA